One genomic segment of Helianthus annuus cultivar XRQ/B chromosome 14, HanXRQr2.0-SUNRISE, whole genome shotgun sequence includes these proteins:
- the LOC110908104 gene encoding putative FBD-associated F-box protein At5g22720, with protein MDSGHGEIIENAEGDRLSNLPDDLIYRILSYISIKHVVQTSALSSRWRYIWTSVPHLNFSTTDFRRLPRFSKFVTRLLSGRNNQSEVSSVNFTFRGKVSQEFVQRILDYAFSHNVQQLNITCLPGRLYCLAEFPHSLFSSQSLKHFTFTGRIQTWNATVPTWALPNLTTLNLTYYSDTWDGLFSNCANLKNLTLKSSTILNCFGISHPGLSSLTLEDDKVRVNVVTPQLKSLTIKNWRGIHLISAPNLSSLHYTDHYCSYKDNDDGPLQLPSDLPHLEKVDIIITSDHDNKAYTHKIVRLLQQLRYVKFLTLSLELVKFFSSSVELFSHQTSPFVNLKSLKIYPSYVSPYDQAQQKVTMSTEVKDYLLGGSPGATFTMVSHEEIRVVKNVTSARNLMRKLQDQLKENIETNTSHIELDKAPVESHVKAAREQLDDMKRKVSMVQRISTLLTDVPTSYRDKDKLQARLYGLCIHIDTIMKHLDTIVKHVNDQMEIECDNKVHEAATSSQPSS; from the exons ATGGATTCGGGGCATGGTGAAATAATAGAGAATGCAGAAGGTGATAGACTAAGCAACTTGCCAGATGATCTTATTTATAGAATCCTATCTTATATTAGCATTAAACATGTCGTCCAAACAAGTGCTTTGTCATCTAGATGGAGGTATATCTGGACTTCAGTGCCTCATCTCAATTTCTCAACTACGGATTTCCGTAGGTTGCCCAGGTTCTCCAAATTTGTTACACGTCTACTATCCGGTCGAAACAATCAAAGCGAAGTGTCTTCTGTCAATTTCACCTTTCGTGGAAAGGTTAGCCAGGAGTTTGTCCAAAGAATTTTGGACTATGCATTCTCCCACAATGTCCAACAGCTGAACATTACTTGCTTGCCTGGCCGCCTGTACTGTCTGGCCGAATTCCCTCATTCTCTTTTTAGTTCGCAGTCTCTCAAACATTTCACTTTCACCGGGCGTATTCAAACATGGAACGCGACCGTACCTACTTGGGCGCTGCCAAATTTAACAACATTGAATCTCACATACTATTCTGACACATGGgatggtcttttctccaactgtGCAAATTTGAAGAATCTCACTTTGAAGAGTAGCACAATTTTGAATTGTTTCGGCATAAGTCATCCTGGCCTATCTAGTCTAACACTCGAAGACGATAAAGTGCGTGTCAATGTGGTTACACCTCAACTCAAGAGTCTCACTATTAAAAATTGGCGAGGGATACATTTGATTTCCGCACCCAACCTTTCCTCCTTGCATTACACAGATCATTATTGTTCTTATAAGGATAATGATGATGGTCCTTTGCAGCTTCCTTCTGACCTTCCTCATCTAGAGAAGGTTGATATAATTATTACCTCTGACCATGATAATAAGGCATATACTCATAAAATTGTCCGTCTGCTTCAACAACTTCGTTATGTCAAATTTCTTACACTTAGCTTGGAACTTGTCAAG TTTTTTTCTTCATCGGTGGAACTATTCTCACATCAAACATCTCCGTTTGTCAACTTAAAGAGTTTAAAAATTTACCCTAGTTATGTTTCCCCATATGACCAAGCACAACAAAAAGTAACTATGTCTACTGAAGTTAAAGACTATTTGCTTGGTGGTTCTCCCGGTGCCACCTTCACAATGGTTTCACATGAG GAAATTAGAGTTGTGAAGAATGTTACATCAGCTCGAAACCTTATGAGAAAATTGCAAGACCAGTTGAAAGAAAATATTGAAACAAACACGAGTCATATAGAGCTAGACAAGGCACCAGTGGAGAGCCACGTGAAAGCGGCGCGTGAGCAACTGGATGATATGAAAAGAAAAGTTTCAATGGTGCAGAGGATTAGTACATTATTGACAGATGTGCCTACATCCTATCGGGATAAGGATAAGCTGCAAGCAAGGCTTTATGGTTTGTGCATACACATCGACACTATCATGAAACATTTGGACACGATCGTGAAACATGTGAATGATCAGATGGAGATCGAATGTGATAACAAGGTTCATGAAGCTGCCACATCGTCACAACCGTCTTCATGA